tctactcctgaaatcattgttgcactatatgctaatttggatgaaaatttaaaaaaataaaaaacaaaacaaaacaagagttgcacactctaccacctaagccagccaggcgaccCTCCTGAGTACTTCTGAAGCCTAACATTGCTGAGGATCAAAGCTCAGCAGGGTATCCTAATTAGATAATGAGAAGTTGTAGACCACAAACACTTCCCACAAGATTGAGGGGAACTGTATTTGCCCCATACTGTTAGGGCATCTAGATACTTTCATTTTCATCCAAGAAACTGATTCAGAGGTAACCTGACTCCCATGAGGCACAGAGTGTTAGGGGCTAATACTTGGGGGTCCAGGACCCAGGTCTCTGCACTTACGGTCCAATCCTCCACTCCAGCCATGGGGAATATGAGGTCCCTTATATCCAAAGCATGAAAAGAGAGCCAGAAtaaattcaacttttattttattcaagttttGTTATAAGTCATGTATTTTATGGAAACAGGAATGTAGCAAACAGGTCATGGtaatatgaaaaagtaaaaaaaaaaaactgcaggtTTGTACATGTTGCTCTATTTACATCTGGAACAGGTGCTCCCCCACATCAGGCGCAGCAGCTGCACTTGTCCGATGCCCCTTTGCAGATGCAGCCCTGGGCACACTTGGCACAGCCCACGGGGCAGCAGGAACAGCAGCCTGGGGGAGAAAGGCCCGAGTGGGTCAGAGCCCAAGTGGGTCACCAGGAACCTCCCTTCCCACAGCGGGCCCGGCAcagctctgcccccagccctgcagggCCCTGGGTTGAGGATGGCCTGCTCTGTCCCTAGACAACTGGGTCCTACCCCCTAGCAAGAGGCTGCCTTGCCCCCATCTGATTCCAGGGCAGGGCAGAACGCCcgcagacacagagacagggccTCCAGGGACAATGGAGGCTAGTCCTTTGCCCCCCTGAACCACACAGTGACACGAGGGAAGTCGTCAAGGTCAGAGAGGGGGCACCCCCTG
The Lynx canadensis isolate LIC74 chromosome E2, mLynCan4.pri.v2, whole genome shotgun sequence genome window above contains:
- the LOC115503133 gene encoding metallothionein-2, yielding MDPNCSCSAGGSCTCAGSCTCKECRCTSCKKSCCSCCPVGCAKCAQGCICKGASDKCSCCA